The genomic interval TTCGGGGTGCGGGGCGAGCTGTAGGCGTTCGATCCATCTGCGTGCGTCGGTGTTCATGGAAGACCTCCTTGCTCCATCGCGCCCGGCGCGAAATCTCTCGGCCATTTGAATCGGCCCCGATGTTTTGGCACGATAGAGGACGTTGATTCTTGACGATTATCGCACAGGCGCAAAACTCGGAAGAAGGTCAGGTGCTGCGCTTTGAAACCTATCGACGTGCAGGCAGTGCAGGCTGCGTTGAACCGCTTTGTCGGAGACGACGTGTATTTGCACCTGGAGACGACCAACGGCGCGTACGCCGCGCACCGGTTCGGGCAGCCCATGGCGGTGTGCGCCTACATTCGAAACGGGCGCGTTCGATTTGAGCGGGCCGCCATCGCCGGGAATCGGCCCTACCGCGTCGGGCTCAAGATGGAAAACGGCTGGATTTACGCGGAGGGACTCACGGACTACGAAGTGGACGAGAAGGGCAGGTTGCTCTTGGCTGGCCACGATGACGAGGGGCGGCTCGCGGTTGCGCTGCAGCTTTCACGCACCCCTTGGCCCATGAGCGCGATTGAGGAGGAGGCGTGATCGATGGCACAAGTGGAAAAGACTCGTCACTTGCTGCTCGTGTATCCCCATCCAGACGACGAGTCGTTCGGCAAGGCCGGGACCGTGATCCTGTTCACCCGCGCGGGCACGCCCGCCACCCTCATCTGCGGCACGCTCGGCGAGCTGGGGCGCAACATGGGCAACCCTCCCATCGCCAACCGGGAGACCCTCCCGAAGATTCGGCGGAAAGAACTCGAACAGGCGTGCGAGATCCTCGGCATTCGCGATCTCCGGCTGCTCGGCCTGCGGGACAAGACCGTCGAATTTGAGGATCCCGAGCGGATCGCGGATCGGATCGAAGCCGTCATCCGCGAGGTGAAGCCGTCGATTCTGATGACGTACTACCCGGGACTCGGCGTGCATCCCGATCACGACGCCATGTCGAACGCGGCCGTGATCGCCGTGAAGCGGCTGCCCAAGGAGGAGCGGCCGGTCATCTGGGGCTCGGCGGTGGTCCACGAGCCCGAGAAGATCCTGGGCGATCCCGACTTTGTGATCGACGTGTCGAGCGTCCTGGATCAGAAGCTGGCGGCGATGAAGGCGCATCGCTCGCAGTTCTCGGGCATCTTCGCCCGGGTGGAGGAGGCGCTCGCCGCAGGCGGAGAAGCTCGGGAGGAGGTCCTGCGCCTCCTGGGGACGGAGCGGTACTGGGTCTACCGGATCGACGATTGAGGGGGGTCCGCATGATCCGCGTGCTGTTTGTGTGTCTCGGAAACATCTGTCGATCCCCGATGGCGGAGGCCGTCTTTCGCGACATGGTTCGAAAGGCCGGCCTCGAGGGCGAAATTGAGGTCGACTCCGCTGGCATCGGCGACTGGCACGCTGGCGATCCGCCGCATCACGGGACGCGCCGCGTGCTGGAGCGGTACGGCATCGACTACGCGGGCATTGTGAGCCGGCAGATTCGCCCGGAGGACCTCGAGCGGTTCGACTACATCGTCGCGATGGACGAGTCCAACATGCGCGCCCTGGAGCGGCTCGGCGCGAAGCGGTCCGATCGCGTCTTCCGGCTGCTGGATCTCGTCCCGGACGAGCCGGACGAGGTGCCGGATCCGTACTACGACGGCCGCTTCGAGGAGGTGTACCGCCTGGTGCGCCTCGGCTGCGAGGCGCTGCTCCGCCGAGTCCAGGCGGATCTCGCCAAGGCGTGATGGAACATGTTCTGGTGTATGCGGGCCCGGGATCTCCGGGCCCGCGCTCGTCTTCGGAACCCATGCACCTGCATCGGCATACACATGGGCGAACGGCTGAATCGGGTGGAGGATACGACATGACGACCATTCATCGAAACCAACTGCGGCGCGTTCGCACGGTCTTTCTTACGGGCGCGTTTCCAGATGGCCCGCTCGCCGGGCGCACGCTCGCTGCCGTTCGCCTGCCGCGCGGCGGCATCTATCAGGTCTGGATTGGTTGTGGCGACGAGGTGGCGGCATGGGCGCGCCGCGCTCGTGGAAGGCTCGGTGGCACCGTGGCCATCGGCGCGTGGGTGGATCATGGCACGTTCGAGTTGTCCGTGGAGCGGTGGCGCCCGCTTTCGGGCATGGCGCCGAAAAGCGACGGCAAGCGGGTCGTCGGGCTGGCGCGCCCGCTCCTTTTCGCCATGGCGGCCGCGGACCGCTATTTCATCGGGGCGCACGACGGCGCGGCGGATGCCGAGATTGTGGTGCGCGACGCGAGCGGGGAGCGCTGGCCGGCGGGCACGTGGCGCGACTTTCTCCCCAGGCGAGTTCACCGGACGCGTTAAGAAACATGACGAGATCGAAGAAAAAACCTCGTTTTTTGTAAGGTATTCTTACAAAAGGCGTTGATCCGACCCACGCGATGCGCTACGCTACAGACAACAGGGCACGCCCTGGTCCGCATTCTCTCGCGGAGGGTCGATCTCGATGGAACCGCCATTCGAAACGGTCATCTTCACGCAGGCCGATGAGGCGCGCAACGAGTTGATGATGCGGGAGCTCAAGGAAGCGGTGGCACGGAGCCAAATCCGCGTCGTCGACATTCGGCGGTATCGGGATCAGTTGATCGTCACCTTTCGCCGGCTCTCGTCCTGAGACGGGCGGGAGCCGCCCGGCCCACGCGCCGGTCGCTTCAGGCTGTCCACGCCACTCCTTCTCTTGGGCGGATCGACGCGATCCGTCCTCTTTTTGTGTCCGCGTCATGCCGCCGTGCGGTCGAGTGGCTTTGGGCGCGCCGAGCAGTATAATGAAGGCTGAAGGGAGCGAGAGCCGTGGAAGAGATCCGCACGAGCGAACGGTATCGGGAAGCGGTGCAATCGGGCCGCGTGGTGGTGGAATTCTATGCGACGTGGTGCCCAGACTGCCGTCGCATTGAGCCATATTTGGGGGAATGGGAAGAAAAGTACCGTGAGCAATTCACGATGGTCCGCGTGAACCGGGACGAGGTGCCGGACCTGGCGGAAGAGCTCCAGATTCTTGGAATTCCGACCTTCCTCGTCTACGACCAAGGCCGCGAGGTCAAGCGGCTCTTCAGTCGCGACGCGAAGTCCAAGGAGCAGGTGGAGCAGTTCTTGGACCAGGCGTATGCCTGATTTGTGCGATCACGGCCGCGGGCGGATGCCGCCCCTGCGGCCGTTCGCGTCAGGAGAGGGGCAGAGAGCGGTATGACGTCGTTGCACCACTTTTTTCATCCGAAGGTGGTTGCCGTCGTGGGCGCGTCGAGGAACAAGGATCGACTCGGCCACGTCCTGTTTCGCCACATCTTGAACAGCGATTTTCGCGGGACGGTGTATCCTGTCAATCCGTCCGCGCAATCGGTGGCCGCGGTGCGCGCCTACCCCAGCCTGCGCGACGTCCCGGAACCCGTCGATCTGGCGGTGCTGGTCGTGCCCGCTTCGCAGGTCTTGTCCGTCATCGACGACGTGATCGCGGCGGGCATCAAGCACGTGATGATCTTGTCGTCTGGGTTTTCTGACATGGACAAACCCGGGGAAGAGTTGGAGCGCGAGATTTCGGAGAAGCTGCGCGCGGCGGGGTGCCGTCTCATTGGCCCCAACAGCCTCGGCCTCATCCAGATGGACAGCGAGACGCGGCTCAACGCGAGCTTCGCGCCGAAGGTGCCGGAGTACGGTCACGTCGCCATCGCGTCCCATTCCGGCGCGCTCGGCATCACCATTCTGGACTATGCGGCCTACATTGGCTTGGGCGTCGCCAGCTTCGTCAGCCTGGGCAACCGCGCGGACGTCTCCGGCAACGATCTTCTCCAGTATTGGGGCGACGATCCGGCCATCGAAATGATCCTCCTGTACCTCGAGTCGTTCGGGAATCCGAGGAACTTCTCTCGGCTCGCCCGGCGCATCACCCGCCAGAAGCCCATTCTGGCCGTCAAGAGCGCCCGAACGCCCGTCGGGCACGATGTGGCGAACGCGCGCACGGTGTCCGTGGCGGCCGAGGACGCGACCGTGGAGGCGATGTTCCAACAGGCCGGCGTGATTCGCGTGGACACGCTGCAGGAGCTGTTTGACGTCGCCGTCCTGCTGAAGGCAGGTCCCACGCGCGGCGGACGCCGCGTGGCGGTCGTGACCAACACCGCTGGAGGGGCCGTGATGACGGTCGACCGCATCGTGCGGGAGGGCCTGGAGTTCGTCGGGCCGGTCATCAACGTCGGTTTCGAGACGCTCGCCGAGAGCTATCGCGAGGTGTTGCCGCAGGTGCTGCGCGACCCGAGCGTGGATTCCGTCATTGTGCTCTTCACGCCTGTGGGTCCGTCCAACGAGGAGGCCGTGCGCGTCGCCATTTCTGCGGCGCTGTGCGAAGTGGCGAACGATCCGCCCGTCCCCGGCGTCCGCCATCCGTACGAGAAACCGGTGGTGGCCAACTTTTTGACCACAGGCGACTACCGCGTGCGGATGCTCGAGGTCGACTCGGAGCGGCAGATCCCCATCTATCCGTTCCCGGAGCAGGCCGTTCGCGCCCTCGCGAAGGTGGTGGCGTACCACGAGTACCGCGAGAAGGATCCGGGCGTGATTCCGTTTGTCGACGGGATCGACACGGACCTGGCCCGGACGCGCATGTACCAGGAAATTTCCGCGACGTCGTATCGAGGCGAGGAGGACGTTCAGGGGCTCGTGACGCTCGATTGGCCCGCCGTGCGCGAAGTGCTGGCGGCCATCGGCCTCGATGCGGCGGATGCGCCGAACGAACAAGCGGAGGAGCAGGCGAGCTTCAACATCGTCGTGGAGACCGATCCGCTGTTTGGCCCGCTCTTGCGCCTGTACCTTTCCTCGGAGGAACGTGGCGCCGCAGCACTTCGCCGCTCCGCCAAGACCCTGCCCACGGTGCGCCTCTTGCCGCTCACGGATGCCGACGCCAGAGAGCTCTGGAGCGACGCCCTCGTCAACAGCGCTTCGTCGCGGATGAAGCCGCACGAAGAGGTCGTGATCGACGCGATGATCCGCATGTCGCAGTGGGTGGAGGACGTGCCGGAGATTGCGGAGGCGGATCTGTACTTCGTCATTGAGGGGGACCGCGCCGTGTGCGTGGCGGGCCGAGTGGAAGTCGCGCGGCGCAACGGGTAACATAGCATGCAAGAGGGGAGGCCTTGCCATGGAACACAGGAGGCTCATCATCCTAGGGACGGGGCCAGCCGGATACACGGCGGCCATTTACGCAGCGCGAGCGAATCTCGAGCCGCTCGTGTTTGAGGGCGATCAGGCGGGCGGCCAGTTGACGATGACGACGGAAGTGGAAAACTTCCCTGGCTTTCCGGATGGCGTCATGGGCCCTGAGCTCATGGAGGCCATGAAAAAGCAAGCGGAAAAGTTCGGCGCGGAGTTCCGATCGGGTATCGCGACGGGGGTGGATCTGTCGCAGCGCCCGTTCAAGGTCGTGATCGACAAGGAACACGAATACACCGCGGATGCGCTTATCGTGGCGACGGGCGCTTCGGCCAAGCTGCTCGGCATTGAGGGAGAGAGCGAGATGATCGGCCGGGGCGTGTCGACGTGCGCCACGTGCGACGGGTTTTTCTTTCGGAACAAGCGCGTCATCGTGGTGGGCGGCGGCGATTCGGCCATGGAGGAGGCGACGTTCCTCACGAAATTCGCGTCGGAGGTGACGATTGTCCACCGCCGCGAGGAGTTCCGCGCGTCGAAGATCATGCAGGAGCGCGCCAAGGCGAATCCGAAGATCCGGTTTGTGATGAACGTCCAGTCGAAGCGGGTGCTGTCGGATGGCAACAAGGTGACGGGGCTCGAGGTGGTGGACAACCGGACGGGTGAGACGAAGGTACTCGAGGCGGACGGCGTGTTCGTCGCCATCGGCCACAAACCGAACACGGACTTCCTGCGCGGCCAGCTCGAATTGGACGAGATTGGGTACATCATCACGAAGGGCAACACGTCGGAGACGAGCGTGGAAGGCGTCTTCGCCTGCGGTGACGTGATGGACTCCCGGTACCGGCAGGCCATCACGGCGGCGGGATCCGGCTGCAAAGCGGCCATGGACGCGGAGAAGTTCCTGGAGGGCCAGGCGGCACACGATTGGTCGGTGTCGCTCAACGCCTGACCTCTGGACGGGATTTCTGGTTCCGGCACCGTCTGCATGTCGGGTGCGACGATGGCGCATACTTCAGGCGAAACACCCACTTCAACGAAGGAGTGACGCCTAGATGCAGCCGATGCAACCGACGTATGGTGCCCAGGGGCAGGGCCAGGGAATGGGCTACAATGCGCAGGTGTATCAGCAGATGCGCCAGTTTGCCACCCCGGCCGAAACGGTTCATCAGCACATGCAGCAGGACGCGCAGTACGCGCAGCCATCGTATGGTTACGCACCGATGGGGACCATGGGCATGGGCCACAGCATGCTGAGCCAGTTTGGGTCCAATCCGCAGATGGTCCGTCAACACATTCAACAGGACCTGCAGGCGTACGGCGGGCAGCCGATGGGACAAGCGATGGCGGGGATGTATGATGGCGCTGGGTATGCTGCGGGCTACGGCTCGTACGGTGCGCCTCAACAGGTACATGCCGTCTCCATGCAGGGGCGCCAGGCGTACCAGCAGTCGGCGAGCCAGGGACAGGGTGGCTACGGCATGTCGCCCATGGGGTATGGTTCGCCTTCTGGTATGATGGGAGCCCAGGGCCACGCTCAACCGTACCAGCAGATGATGCACATGCAGCCCGCGCAGCAGCCTTATGGTTACGGGATGCAGGGCCATCCGTCGCGCGGCGCGTTTGCGCAATATGGGACGGATCCCCAGGTGGTGCGCCAACACATCCAGCAGGATCTGGGATATTACGGCGCGATGCAGTGACGCAAAGGGCCAGACGCCAAGAGGGGCGGCTGGCCCTGTTCCTTGTATCTCGCCTCGGCGGCGATTCGATTCGGTCCAGTCCTTCAGTCCTCGAGCGCCCCGCGGATGGTATCCACGAGTTGGTCCACCTCGTTCGCCTCTCGCAGTGCGCTCACAAAGTCATCGTGCATGAGCTTGCGCGCAAGTTTTGACAGCAGCCGAAGGTGGTCATCGTGAGCGCCTTCCGGCACCAGAATGAGGAACACCGTGTCGACGGGAGCGCCGTCCAGGCTGTTCCAGTCCACTGGCTTTGCCAACCGGGCGAACATCAGCGCGGCCTTCCGCACTGCGGAGGACTTGCCGTGCGGAATGGCAATGCCCTTGCCAAATCCGGTCGTACCCTCTTGTTCACGGTGCTCCACGGCTTCCACGGCGCGACCGACGTCCTCCACGTGGCCCGAGCGGTGAGCCAGTTCCACCATCCGCCGAATGACGTCGGCTCGCGTCGCAACAGACTCGTCCAGAAAGCACACGTGCTCGCGCGTCAGCATCGTCATCTGCTTCGACCTTCCTTTCCTCACGAATCCCCAAGTCGCGTGATGCGCCGGGGCATGGCGCGGCGCCGCACCCAAGCGTTTTCACGCGGAATCCATATCCCGATTGACAACCTCCATGCTACACCATAAAATGATCGCAATCAATCATATTCGAGCATAATTAAGCGCTCGCATGTGAAAGGTGCGTCCATCGACAGCCTTCAATCGGCAAAGGTGAACACAGCGGCTTGCGAGCGCCACGCGGGAGGTGATGGGCATGTTCGCGGACGAGCGCAAGGCCCGCATCGCGCAGCACGTGCTCGTACAGAAACGAGCGACGGTGAGCGAACTTGCGCAGATGTTTCAAGCTTCCGAATCCACCATCCGGCGAGATCTGCAAGAGCTCGAGGAGCAGGGCGTGTTGCACCGAACGCACGGCGGAGCGGTTGCCAAGGAAGTGGCCGCGTTTGAGCCGACGTGGAGCGAGAAGCGCATTCAGAACCAGGAGGCGAAGACGCGCATCGCGGCGCTCGCTCTCGAGCTCGTGCGACCTGGACAAGTGGTGCTGCTCGACGCGGGGACGACGACGTACGAACTTGCTCGGCAATGGCGCCATGAAGGCGTGACGGTTGTCACGAACAGCCTGGATATCGCCTCCGAATTGAGTTCACGCCGTGAGATGGATCTCGTCATGTTGGGCGGCCAGTTTCGCGCTAAGACCGGCGCTTTTGTGGGGCCGTTTGCGGAGCGCATGTTGGACGAATTGCACGTCGACATCGCATTTCTGGGCGCCAACGGCGTCGATTTCCGCGGCATCACGACGCCGAATCCCCAGGAGGCGGCCGTCAAGCGGGCGATGGTCAAGTGTGCCGACCGCGTGGTTCTCGTCGCGGATCGCACGAAGCTCCATCAGACCGCGTTTGTGCGCGTGGCGACCTGGGACGAGATCGACACGTGGGTGTCGGACGGACCCCTGCCCGACGGCGAGTGGCGCCAGTGGCAGGCGGAAACCGAGGTGGAGTTCATCTGTGACAACGAGGACGGAGGGGTGATGGGATGACAGCGCAGTCGGAGGGGCCAGGAAGCCTCCGTTTGGCGGACATCGTGACGGTGACCGTGAATCCGGCCATCGACGTGTACGTGCGGACGGAGGCGCTCCAACCCGGCGAACTGCACCGCGTGGACGAACAGATTCTTGTGCCTGGTGGCAAGGGCGTGAACGTCTCGCGCGCGCTCGAGGCGATGGGCCGAGAAAGTCGCTCGCTCGGGTTTGCGGGCGGTTCACGCGGGCGGTGGCTTGCCTCTTCGCTTCCCGGGTGGGCGCAGTGGATCCCCATCGCGGGGGAGACGCGGTTGAACCTGAAGGTGATGGAGGGAAACGGCCGACTCACTGAGCTGAACGGGCCTTCGCCTCACATTGAGCCCGAGAGCTGGGAATTGTTGAGTGACCGAGTGCTCGAGGTCTTGCGGCCGGGGACGTGGCTCGTCATCGCCGGAAATCTGCCGGAAGGATGTCCGGTGGACGGCTACCGTGCGTGGACGGAGGCGGCCGTTCAAAAAGGGGCGCGCGTCGTCCTCGATTCGAGCGGTGATGCGCTGCGCTTTGCGCTGGAAGCTCGTCCGCACGTCGTCAAGCCCAATCGCCAG from Alicyclobacillus acidocaldarius subsp. acidocaldarius DSM 446 carries:
- a CDS encoding YojF family protein, producing the protein MKPIDVQAVQAALNRFVGDDVYLHLETTNGAYAAHRFGQPMAVCAYIRNGRVRFERAAIAGNRPYRVGLKMENGWIYAEGLTDYEVDEKGRLLLAGHDDEGRLAVALQLSRTPWPMSAIEEEA
- the bshB2 gene encoding bacillithiol biosynthesis deacetylase BshB2; translation: MAQVEKTRHLLLVYPHPDDESFGKAGTVILFTRAGTPATLICGTLGELGRNMGNPPIANRETLPKIRRKELEQACEILGIRDLRLLGLRDKTVEFEDPERIADRIEAVIREVKPSILMTYYPGLGVHPDHDAMSNAAVIAVKRLPKEERPVIWGSAVVHEPEKILGDPDFVIDVSSVLDQKLAAMKAHRSQFSGIFARVEEALAAGGEAREEVLRLLGTERYWVYRIDD
- a CDS encoding low molecular weight protein-tyrosine-phosphatase, whose product is MIRVLFVCLGNICRSPMAEAVFRDMVRKAGLEGEIEVDSAGIGDWHAGDPPHHGTRRVLERYGIDYAGIVSRQIRPEDLERFDYIVAMDESNMRALERLGAKRSDRVFRLLDLVPDEPDEVPDPYYDGRFEEVYRLVRLGCEALLRRVQADLAKA
- a CDS encoding thioredoxin family protein, encoding MEEIRTSERYREAVQSGRVVVEFYATWCPDCRRIEPYLGEWEEKYREQFTMVRVNRDEVPDLAEELQILGIPTFLVYDQGREVKRLFSRDAKSKEQVEQFLDQAYA
- a CDS encoding acetate--CoA ligase family protein, which gives rise to MTSLHHFFHPKVVAVVGASRNKDRLGHVLFRHILNSDFRGTVYPVNPSAQSVAAVRAYPSLRDVPEPVDLAVLVVPASQVLSVIDDVIAAGIKHVMILSSGFSDMDKPGEELEREISEKLRAAGCRLIGPNSLGLIQMDSETRLNASFAPKVPEYGHVAIASHSGALGITILDYAAYIGLGVASFVSLGNRADVSGNDLLQYWGDDPAIEMILLYLESFGNPRNFSRLARRITRQKPILAVKSARTPVGHDVANARTVSVAAEDATVEAMFQQAGVIRVDTLQELFDVAVLLKAGPTRGGRRVAVVTNTAGGAVMTVDRIVREGLEFVGPVINVGFETLAESYREVLPQVLRDPSVDSVIVLFTPVGPSNEEAVRVAISAALCEVANDPPVPGVRHPYEKPVVANFLTTGDYRVRMLEVDSERQIPIYPFPEQAVRALAKVVAYHEYREKDPGVIPFVDGIDTDLARTRMYQEISATSYRGEEDVQGLVTLDWPAVREVLAAIGLDAADAPNEQAEEQASFNIVVETDPLFGPLLRLYLSSEERGAAALRRSAKTLPTVRLLPLTDADARELWSDALVNSASSRMKPHEEVVIDAMIRMSQWVEDVPEIAEADLYFVIEGDRAVCVAGRVEVARRNG
- the trxB gene encoding thioredoxin-disulfide reductase; protein product: MEHRRLIILGTGPAGYTAAIYAARANLEPLVFEGDQAGGQLTMTTEVENFPGFPDGVMGPELMEAMKKQAEKFGAEFRSGIATGVDLSQRPFKVVIDKEHEYTADALIVATGASAKLLGIEGESEMIGRGVSTCATCDGFFFRNKRVIVVGGGDSAMEEATFLTKFASEVTIVHRREEFRASKIMQERAKANPKIRFVMNVQSKRVLSDGNKVTGLEVVDNRTGETKVLEADGVFVAIGHKPNTDFLRGQLELDEIGYIITKGNTSETSVEGVFACGDVMDSRYRQAITAAGSGCKAAMDAEKFLEGQAAHDWSVSLNA
- a CDS encoding PTS sugar transporter subunit IIA, whose translation is MTMLTREHVCFLDESVATRADVIRRMVELAHRSGHVEDVGRAVEAVEHREQEGTTGFGKGIAIPHGKSSAVRKAALMFARLAKPVDWNSLDGAPVDTVFLILVPEGAHDDHLRLLSKLARKLMHDDFVSALREANEVDQLVDTIRGALED
- a CDS encoding DeoR/GlpR family DNA-binding transcription regulator — translated: MFADERKARIAQHVLVQKRATVSELAQMFQASESTIRRDLQELEEQGVLHRTHGGAVAKEVAAFEPTWSEKRIQNQEAKTRIAALALELVRPGQVVLLDAGTTTYELARQWRHEGVTVVTNSLDIASELSSRREMDLVMLGGQFRAKTGAFVGPFAERMLDELHVDIAFLGANGVDFRGITTPNPQEAAVKRAMVKCADRVVLVADRTKLHQTAFVRVATWDEIDTWVSDGPLPDGEWRQWQAETEVEFICDNEDGGVMG
- a CDS encoding 1-phosphofructokinase family hexose kinase, encoding MTAQSEGPGSLRLADIVTVTVNPAIDVYVRTEALQPGELHRVDEQILVPGGKGVNVSRALEAMGRESRSLGFAGGSRGRWLASSLPGWAQWIPIAGETRLNLKVMEGNGRLTELNGPSPHIEPESWELLSDRVLEVLRPGTWLVIAGNLPEGCPVDGYRAWTEAAVQKGARVVLDSSGDALRFALEARPHVVKPNRQELSEWAGAPVLDTVDVVREAQRMAQYAACVVVSLGAEGAIAVTQEGVWRVRVPSVKVVSPVGAGDSLVAGMVHALSSGLAVPDALAFASAAATCKVALPPGAFPSLAQIAAIEQQIEIEAWRDVLWPSS